A DNA window from Rossellomorea marisflavi contains the following coding sequences:
- a CDS encoding trimeric intracellular cation channel family protein: MTWEVLSIIGTVAFAVSGAIVAMEEEYDILGVYVLGIVTAFGGGAIRNLLIGVPISALWEQGMLFQIALLAITAVFLFPHNLLKHWKRWGNFFDAIGLSAFAIQGALYAVNMDHPMSAIIVAAVLTGTGGGIVRDLLAGRKPLVFRSEIYAVWAVVSGMAVGFGIAESPIELYALFVITTALRVFSYLYKWKLPNKRLQSEA; the protein is encoded by the coding sequence TCATCGGCACTGTTGCCTTTGCGGTGTCAGGTGCGATTGTTGCGATGGAAGAAGAATATGACATACTGGGTGTATACGTACTCGGAATCGTCACGGCTTTCGGTGGCGGAGCGATCCGGAATTTATTGATCGGCGTACCCATTTCCGCACTCTGGGAGCAGGGTATGCTATTTCAGATCGCCCTCCTCGCTATTACGGCCGTCTTTCTTTTCCCCCACAATCTATTGAAGCACTGGAAACGGTGGGGTAACTTCTTCGATGCCATCGGCTTGTCTGCATTTGCCATACAGGGGGCCCTGTATGCCGTCAACATGGATCATCCCATGAGCGCAATAATCGTGGCCGCCGTTCTGACGGGTACGGGAGGCGGGATTGTCAGGGACCTGCTAGCCGGCAGGAAACCCCTCGTATTCAGATCTGAGATCTACGCGGTTTGGGCCGTCGTCTCGGGGATGGCTGTCGGATTCGGCATAGCAGAATCACCGATTGAATTATATGCCTTATTTGTCATCACCACCGCGTTACGTGTGTTTTCCTATCTATATAAATGGAAGCTGCCGAATAAAAGGCTCCAATCGGAAGCCTAA